The segment CTTCAATAAAGTCGAATGCCTTGTAGACGATGCGCTGAGCAATGCTCTTCTTACCGCTCCGCATCACACTGCTCACAAATCGCGACACAAGCTGATCGCTGTAGACCGGATCAGCCGTTATCGTCCGCCGTTCTGCTGTTCTTCTGCGCATAAGCGTAAATTCTGAAAAAGGAAAGCTTCTAATGACAGCCCGGCCAACGCAGCCGGCCAATGCCGACTACATCCCTGCCCCGGGTGCTACTTCTTCTGCTTGGGACGCTTCGCCCCATACTTGGAACGACTTTTACGCCGATCGTCCACGCCCGACGTATCGAGAGCGCCACGAACGATGTGATACTTCACACCCGGCAAGTCCTTCACACGACCACCACGCACCAGGACGATCGAGTGCTCTTGCAAATTGTGCCCCTCGCCCGGGATATAGGCGATGACCTCAATGCTGTTGCTCAACCGAACCTTGGCCACCTTACGAAGCGCCGAGTTCGGCTTCTTCGGTGTCGTCGTATAAACACGCGTGCAAACGCCACGACGCTGCGGCATGCTCATCAAAGCCGGGGACTTGGTCTTGCGGACCTTGCTCTGGCGCCCCTTGCGAACCAATTGCTGAATTGTCGGCACGTACGCTTCCGTTCTTCTGAACTGTTAGGAGTCACTTCGTGGCTGCTGCCACAAACCAACCCACCGGATTTTTTTCCAGACTAGTATGATACCCAACAGCAGCGGTTTGTTCTAATTCTTTCTTCAAGATACCGTTAATTAGCGGCCTAAACGCCTGATTTTAACGGAATTAACGACTATGATTGATCAATTGAGATAGATCGATTGATCAATATGAGCCGAAGGAAGAAAAAGCACGCTCCTCTTGAATCATGTCCGGCGCCGCCGGCACGAAAGGCATAGAAAAACAAAAACGTCCAGCCCTTTCGCGATCAGCGGCCGGGATGAACGTCTTCGCCTTCTACTGGTTCCTTGCGCGCGCGCCGTCAGGGTGCGGCAGCCTCAATGCTCTCTTCTTCGCTCTGCTGCCCCTTCCCATTTACGTAGACGTATTCCCCGAAGGGACGCTGACCCAGAATTTCGACGAGATCGCGTGGCCCGAGGACCTCCTTCTTGAGCAGTAACTCGGCCATCTCGGTCAACTTATCCCGCTTTTCGAGCAGCAGGGTACGGGCGCGTGCCTCGACATCCTCAATGAAGCCTCGCACCTCCTGGTCGATGATACGCGCCGTTTCCTCCGAGTAAGGTTTATCAAACATCGGCGATTCGTCGGAACGGCCGGACAGATTGAAGCTGATGTTACCCAGGCCTTCACTCATACCATAATCCACGACCATCGCGTAGGCCATCTTCGTGATTCGCTCGAGATCGTTCTGGGCGCCCGTGGTAATTTGCCCGAAGACGATCTTCTCGGCCACTCGGCCGCCAATTGCCATCGTCATGCGGTCCAGGAGCGCTTCACGCGTATACAGATAACGCTCTTCAGGCAGATACTGCGCGTAGCCAAGAGCGGCCAGGCCGCGCGGCACGATGGACACCTTAACGACGGGATCCGTATGGGGCAAAAACCAACCGGTGATCGCATGGCCGGCCTCGTGGTAGGCCACGATCTTCCGCTCTTCGGGCGAAATAATCTTGTTCTTCTTCTCCAGACCGCCGATGACCCGGTCGATGGACCGCTCGAAGTCATCCATCTCGATCGAATCCTTGTTCTCTCGGGCCGCAAGGATGGCGGCTTCGTTGCAGACGTTGGCGATCTCGGCGCCGGCGAAACCTGGCGTCTGGCTGGCCAGAACACTCACATCCACTTCCTGCGAAAGGATGAGATTCCGGGTATGCACACGGAAGATTTCTTCGCGCTCCTTTCGGTCCGGCTTGTCGATCAAGATCTGGCGATCGAACCGGCCTGGGCGCAACAACGCCGAGTCCAACACATCGGGGCGGTTGGTGGCGGCCATGATGATGACCCCCTTGTCCGTATTAAACCCATCCATCTCTACCAGGATCTGGTTGAGCGTATTCTCGCGCTCATCGTTCGCCCCCATCATCATGCCTCGGCCTCGTGAGCGGCCGATAGCATCGATCTCGTCGATGAAGATGATACATGGCGCCTTTTCTTTGGCCTGCTTGAAGAGGTCCCGCACGCGCGCCGCGCCGACGCCGACAAACATCTCAACAAAATCCGAACCCGACAGAGAGAAGAAGGGCGTGCCGGCCTCGCCGGCTACCGCCTTCGCCAGCAACGTTTTACCCGTACCAGGAGGGCCGACCAGCAACACGCCCTTCGGAAGCTTGCCACCTAGCTTGGTGAAGCGCTTTGGGTTTTTCAGAAACTCGACGACTTCGACGACTTCCTCTTTCGCCTCATCGAGGCCGGCTACGTCTTTGAACGTGATCGTCTGATCCCCCATGGCGTCGAACAAGACAGCCTTGTTCTTACCGATATTCAATACCTGCGAACCGGGGTTCATCCGCCGAATCAGGAACATCCACAGGGCGACGATGATGAGCAGCGGGAATACCCAGGTCAGCATCCCGCCAAACCAGTTGTTTTCCGCCTCAAAACTAAAGGCTACGTTGTGTTCGCTGAGAAAATCGCTGATGGGCTCTTCAGACGACTTTATCGTGGTAAACCGACGCGCCGAGCCTTCCGTTACGCCACCGAGGAAGTCCTGCCGGGGCTTGGCGAGCTTCACACGACCCTGCTCCGCAGCTTGCTCGGTGTACATGCCGTTGATGCGTGTATCGCCGACGATGTCGACCTTCTCGACATAGCCATTTCGTACGTGTTCGAGAAACGCGCTGTAATCGATGCGATTAGGGTCCTCGCCGCTCAAGAAGAACAGGAAGTTCGCAAGAAACGCCAGAAACACGATGAGATAGATCCACAACGAAAACCGATTCCTGCGGTCATTCATCCGATTACCGTCACCTCCAGAGGAAAAATCACTAGTATCACGCTCGTTTTGAGCCATGGGGACGCGTCCTTAGTTTGGTTGCGATGCAGGTCCGTTAGCGTCTTATTGAGACTCAGAAAAAAAGCTGGCGTGATTCGGGTGGGAGCACTTTTTGCGGGAAATATGCGGGCGTGCGTTCAAGCCGAACCCCTTGAAAGCGGCTTAAGTTCCTCTGGTCCACTCGCTCCAAGACCGCCGCGAGTATCTGCCTGACGGCCCAATTACCGCGGATTCCGCAGATCCAAAAACCAGGTA is part of the Rhodothermales bacterium genome and harbors:
- the rpsL gene encoding 30S ribosomal protein S12, with amino-acid sequence MPTIQQLVRKGRQSKVRKTKSPALMSMPQRRGVCTRVYTTTPKKPNSALRKVAKVRLSNSIEVIAYIPGEGHNLQEHSIVLVRGGRVKDLPGVKYHIVRGALDTSGVDDRRKSRSKYGAKRPKQKK
- the ftsH gene encoding ATP-dependent zinc metalloprotease FtsH translates to MAQNERDTSDFSSGGDGNRMNDRRNRFSLWIYLIVFLAFLANFLFFLSGEDPNRIDYSAFLEHVRNGYVEKVDIVGDTRINGMYTEQAAEQGRVKLAKPRQDFLGGVTEGSARRFTTIKSSEEPISDFLSEHNVAFSFEAENNWFGGMLTWVFPLLIIVALWMFLIRRMNPGSQVLNIGKNKAVLFDAMGDQTITFKDVAGLDEAKEEVVEVVEFLKNPKRFTKLGGKLPKGVLLVGPPGTGKTLLAKAVAGEAGTPFFSLSGSDFVEMFVGVGAARVRDLFKQAKEKAPCIIFIDEIDAIGRSRGRGMMMGANDERENTLNQILVEMDGFNTDKGVIIMAATNRPDVLDSALLRPGRFDRQILIDKPDRKEREEIFRVHTRNLILSQEVDVSVLASQTPGFAGAEIANVCNEAAILAARENKDSIEMDDFERSIDRVIGGLEKKNKIISPEERKIVAYHEAGHAITGWFLPHTDPVVKVSIVPRGLAALGYAQYLPEERYLYTREALLDRMTMAIGGRVAEKIVFGQITTGAQNDLERITKMAYAMVVDYGMSEGLGNISFNLSGRSDESPMFDKPYSEETARIIDQEVRGFIEDVEARARTLLLEKRDKLTEMAELLLKKEVLGPRDLVEILGQRPFGEYVYVNGKGQQSEEESIEAAAP